From one Montipora capricornis isolate CH-2021 chromosome 10, ASM3666992v2, whole genome shotgun sequence genomic stretch:
- the LOC138022342 gene encoding uncharacterized protein produces the protein MKELAATTLRSVALNYIERKGPRPPKALLAAIEELKRRDDIVITKPDKGSGVVVMDKQEYLRLLSQASVNDTSKFRAVPLERPKSKGRPPKYYHPLLEKEKLVESTVRRILPSAIADSVRPTGSRLAHLYGLPKTHKRQLAMRPILSATGTYNYALAKWLDAKLKPLSVNEHTITDIFAFTNEIRGVKINPGEILVSYDVSSLFTNVPLDETIDILARKAFENNWFNDTYDLNLTRTDLVDLLHVATKGQLFQFDGALYEQTDGVAMGSPLGPLLANVFMCSIEGSLKSQGKLPEFYRRYVDDTLVRMPDLAAATQFLDTLNHAHSAVSFTMEVEKNGMLPFLGVQLLNRAPCVETKVYVKPTNTGLLLHYHSHVDSRYKHGLLVTMLDRAHRLSSSWAHFSEECERLREVFRKLRYPNHLIDSVINWFITSRVAVDQPKQHTDDAIRIVIPYKDQDAAASVKRQLRDLSGKVQKTIQPVFTSRKLKQDLSLREPKPNIVTQQCVVYLFKCDLCDAGYVGYTKGHLHTRVEGHRQKASSIYRHYCKDHNTAVPNNFLARFNVIKKCTNKFDCLVNEMLCIQYLKPALNVQSDSLRAKVFM, from the coding sequence ATGAAAGAACTGGCTGCCACTACACTTCGATCTGTGGCTCTCAACTACATTGAACGGAAAGGCCCGCGTCCCCCTAAGGCACTTCTAGCAGCCATCGAAGAATTAAAGAGACGCGATGACATTGTTATCACTAAACCGGACAAAGGGTCAGGTGTAGTCGTGATGGATAAGCAGGAATATCTGCGGTTGTTGTCGCAGGCCTCTGTGAATGATACAAGCAAATTCCGTGCTGTCCCCTTAGAGAGACCAAAAAGTAAAGGGAGACCACCTAAGTATTACCATCCCCTactagagaaagaaaaactggtAGAGTCAACAGTGCGCAGAATTTTACCATCGGCGATTGCTGACTCCGTTCGACCTACCGGATCAAGACTGGCTCACTTATACGGGTTGCCCAAGACCCACAAGAGGCAATTAGCAATGCGTCCTATATTATCTGCTACGGGCACTTACAACTACGCCCTTGCTAAATGGCTTGATGCTAAGCTTAAGCCCTTGTCGGTAAACGAACATACCATCACTGATATCTTTGCCTTCACAAATGAAATTCGTGGAGTTAAGATAAACCCGGGAGAAATCTTGGTATCTTATGACGTCTCATCGCTCTTCACAAATGTACCCTTAGACGAAACAATTGACATCCTGGCACGGAAAGCTTTCGAGAACAACTGGTTCAACGACACGTATGATCTAAACTTGACCAGAACTGATCTCGTTGATCTTCTGCACGTTGCTACAAAGGGGCAGCTGTTTCAGTTCGACGGGGCCCTATACGAACAGACCGATGGAGTAGCTATGGGGTCTCCCCTTGGACCCCTTTTGGCTAATGTATTTATGTGCTCTATTGAAGGGTCCCTAAAAAGTCAAGGAAAACTCCCAGAATTTTACCGCCGCTACGTAGACGACACTCTAGTCAGGATGCCGGATCTGGCAGCGGCTACACAATTTTTGGATACTCTGAACCACGCCCACAGCGCCGTGAGCTTCACTATGGAGGTAGAGAAAAATGGGATGCTCCCTTTCCTTGGGGTACAGCTTTTAAATCGCGCACcatgtgttgaaacaaaggtttacgtCAAGCCGACAAACACAGGGCTACTCCTGCACTATCATAGCCATGTGGACAGCCGCTACAAGCATGGCTTGCTCGTCACAATGCTTGATCGTGCGCACCGGCTATCATCATCTTGGGCGCATTTTTCAGAAGAGTGTGAACGTCTGAGAGAAGTTTTCCGTAAGCTGAGGTATCCGAATCACCTTATTGATTCCGTCATCAACTGGTTTATCACCTCGAGAGTCGCAGTGGACCAACCTAAACAGCATACCGATGACGCCATCCGGATAGTTATCCCCTATAAAGATCAGGATGCTGCAGCGTCTGTCAAACGACAACTTAGAGATCTTAGTGGCAAGGTGCAGAAGACCATTCAACCCGTGTTTACTAGCCGCAAGCTTAAACAAGATCTAAGCTTGCGTGAGCCCAAGCCTAACATCGTAAcccagcaatgcgttgtttatttattcaagtgtgacctgtgcgatgcaggttatgtcgggtacacaaaaggccaccttcacacgcgcgttgagggacaccgtcaaaaggcgtcatctatttacaggcattattgcaaagatcataacactgctgttccgaacaatttcttagcacgcttcaatgtaatcaagaaatgcacgaacaaatttgactgccttgttaatgaaatgctgtgtattcaatatcttaaaccagcattgaatgtacagtcggattctcttcgtgctaaagtattcatgtaa